The following proteins come from a genomic window of Candidatus Zixiibacteriota bacterium:
- the nrfD gene encoding polysulfide reductase NrfD codes for MNDTHTPSETDSIIRRALLPLAHTSRRFYLFIAALVPLLVVWGYFVVYQTQLGHGIGGGGTKGAIWGIVVANIVHLIGISHVGIAISATVRIMNLERYKPLARIAEIVTLVSMTAAVMNIALDVGRIDRFLVNILLHGKIHGPFVWSCTVITWYVIGSSIYLYLAMRRDLCLAANMIPKRRWLYRILAIGYQDTPKVRERHERSVWWSAVIILPIMVSVHSVYGYVFGLQAGRPGWFNPILAPYFVLGAIVSGFSAMIIIAAIVRKTFPWKQFLPPRMFKGLGVFLGFVIWLYMYFLFSEILTGQYSPPEADNNVWSDILWGRFAILTWCALLGGLLIPFAALFIQGVTKRICSVALTVTAAVMCNIGLWCIRYLIVVPTFYHPHLPYRITPYVPTLEEGIVMGGTWVFAILFFSVLLKIVPVIELPEDTPIRTDSRFVLFPWITLPGRLKNLIIAGVTLFSVAMVVYGISTWQGDYAPLKWLTGIGLICIVPLLISVLIPREECARPPSFPRAHARQYMTSATPWHARAPRMVQDKIVASPQAGRPPP; via the coding sequence ATGAACGATACTCACACACCGTCAGAAACAGATTCAATAATCCGTCGAGCGCTGTTGCCGTTGGCCCACACTTCACGGCGATTTTACCTCTTCATTGCGGCCCTGGTGCCCCTGCTTGTGGTGTGGGGATATTTCGTGGTATACCAGACGCAATTGGGTCACGGCATCGGCGGAGGCGGAACAAAAGGTGCGATATGGGGCATTGTCGTGGCCAATATCGTTCACTTGATCGGCATCAGTCACGTTGGGATTGCCATCTCCGCCACAGTGCGGATCATGAACCTGGAACGTTACAAGCCGTTGGCCCGGATCGCCGAGATCGTGACGTTGGTTTCGATGACGGCTGCCGTGATGAACATCGCTCTCGATGTCGGACGTATCGACCGTTTTCTGGTGAACATCCTTTTGCACGGCAAGATTCACGGTCCGTTCGTGTGGTCTTGTACCGTCATCACCTGGTACGTGATCGGAAGTTCCATCTATCTATACTTGGCCATGCGGCGGGATCTTTGTCTGGCAGCCAATATGATCCCCAAGCGTCGATGGCTGTACCGCATCCTGGCTATTGGATACCAGGACACGCCCAAAGTGAGAGAACGGCACGAGCGCTCGGTGTGGTGGAGCGCCGTGATAATTCTCCCCATCATGGTGTCGGTCCACTCGGTCTATGGATACGTTTTCGGTCTTCAGGCCGGTCGACCGGGCTGGTTCAATCCGATTCTGGCGCCGTACTTTGTGCTGGGCGCTATCGTGTCCGGCTTTTCGGCTATGATCATTATCGCGGCAATCGTGCGCAAAACTTTCCCCTGGAAACAGTTCCTGCCACCGCGAATGTTCAAAGGGCTGGGTGTCTTTTTGGGTTTTGTAATATGGCTGTACATGTACTTTTTGTTCTCAGAGATACTCACCGGCCAGTACTCGCCACCGGAGGCGGATAACAATGTTTGGAGCGACATCCTGTGGGGACGATTTGCCATATTAACCTGGTGCGCACTCCTGGGTGGCCTGCTGATTCCATTTGCGGCCCTTTTCATTCAGGGCGTAACCAAGAGAATCTGCAGCGTGGCGTTAACCGTGACGGCGGCCGTTATGTGTAACATCGGGCTGTGGTGCATTAGGTATTTGATTGTCGTTCCGACCTTTTATCATCCGCACCTGCCCTACCGGATAACACCCTACGTGCCCACGCTGGAGGAGGGAATCGTAATGGGCGGCACATGGGTTTTTGCGATTTTGTTTTTCTCTGTTCTTCTCAAGATTGTGCCGGTGATCGAGTTGCCCGAAGACACGCCTATACGCACGGACTCCCGGTTTGTCCTGTTCCCATGGATTACATTACCGGGGCGTTTGAAGAATCTGATAATCGCCGGTGTGACGCTTTTTTCGGTGGCCATGGTCGTGTATGGCATCTCAACCTGGCAAGGGGACTATGCTCCGCTTAAGTGGCTCACCGGAATCGGGCTGATTTGTATCGTTCCATTGCTTATCAGTGTGCTGATCCCGCGCGAGGAATGCGCCCGGCCGCCTTCGTTTCCGCGAGCCCATGCCCGGCAGTATATGACTTCGGCTACACCATGGCATGCCAGGGCGCCGAGGATGGTCCAGGATAAAATTGTGGCATCGCCTCAGGCCGGGCGTCCGCCACCATAG
- a CDS encoding ATP-binding protein, with translation MRIRDIINIARRLHFKIALFVILTIIVIFGLYSAYYFYSYQRKLTSLEAQASEELGRTLTSSLEIAMLNSDLESIQYSIEEVSKNENIVRVFLLNMESVVKASSQADLIGLHMSTQDLGCSGCHVSGTAPPSSRTISLDSEEVLRVVTPIMNKPVCFSCHGDTDRLNGVLVLDRSLLSIKTEIVSNLKLAGGVAVASVLVMMFLFRWYIKRQVINRVVYLESLARRVVGNELDLDIELNGQDELASLAGSFNDMKTSLKLSMQRIDNHRNYLTHLLENLIDGILIVDDLEQVAFVNKAFRDILHLDQSAVQAGDRMDLKEQPLDRIAPIRSLIALSQERNTAVKEVVKFQIPDEPLKHLEVHVGNLILPPWLKPEVIVVIRDITARVTFENQVYQAEKLATIGRLAAGIAHEINNPMASIMTCAEGLLKSEPAVEDGKRKYLDIIKNSARRCKIITQKLLDYSAASTMRMDIIDLDEVLQEAASLLQFEATRKQVQMSTTKPATMPVVSGCRDSLVQVFVNLILNGIQAVEPGGVVHASVEVGAKSVDVTVEDNGPGIDEENLKRVFDPFFTTKPIGVGTGLGLSVSQGIVKQHGGRMEILQSTKGSTSIMVTLPTVQDERQSHD, from the coding sequence ATGAGAATTCGAGACATAATCAACATTGCGCGTCGACTGCATTTCAAAATAGCGCTCTTTGTAATCCTGACTATCATCGTTATTTTCGGTCTGTATAGCGCCTATTACTTCTATAGTTACCAACGAAAACTGACCAGTTTGGAAGCGCAGGCTTCCGAGGAACTTGGCCGGACGCTGACCTCCAGTCTGGAGATAGCCATGCTCAACAGTGATCTTGAGTCGATCCAGTACAGTATTGAGGAGGTCTCAAAAAACGAAAACATCGTCCGCGTGTTCCTGCTTAACATGGAATCGGTGGTAAAAGCATCATCGCAGGCAGATTTGATCGGGCTGCACATGAGCACGCAGGATTTGGGCTGCAGCGGCTGCCATGTGAGTGGTACCGCCCCGCCGTCATCAAGGACGATCTCGCTGGACTCAGAAGAAGTTTTGCGGGTGGTGACGCCGATCATGAATAAGCCGGTATGCTTTTCCTGTCATGGTGATACCGATCGATTGAATGGTGTCCTGGTGTTGGACCGATCCCTTCTATCGATCAAGACCGAGATTGTATCAAATCTCAAACTGGCCGGGGGGGTTGCCGTCGCTTCGGTTCTGGTTATGATGTTCTTGTTCCGATGGTATATCAAACGGCAAGTGATAAACCGTGTTGTCTACCTTGAATCTTTGGCCCGACGGGTAGTCGGTAACGAGCTGGACCTCGATATCGAGCTCAATGGCCAGGATGAACTGGCCTCACTGGCCGGCAGTTTCAACGACATGAAGACGTCGCTGAAGCTGTCTATGCAGCGAATCGACAACCATCGCAACTACCTGACTCATCTGCTGGAGAATTTGATTGACGGCATTTTGATTGTCGATGATCTTGAACAGGTGGCCTTTGTTAACAAGGCCTTTCGGGATATTCTGCATTTGGATCAATCGGCTGTCCAGGCCGGTGACCGCATGGATCTCAAAGAGCAGCCGCTGGACCGTATCGCACCTATCCGCAGTTTGATCGCACTATCGCAGGAGCGGAACACAGCCGTTAAAGAGGTGGTCAAGTTTCAGATTCCCGATGAACCACTGAAGCATCTGGAGGTGCATGTCGGCAACCTCATATTGCCCCCTTGGTTAAAGCCGGAGGTCATTGTTGTCATCAGGGACATAACCGCGCGCGTGACTTTTGAGAACCAGGTTTATCAGGCGGAAAAACTGGCCACTATCGGGCGACTCGCGGCCGGCATCGCTCATGAGATCAACAACCCCATGGCCTCCATCATGACCTGCGCCGAGGGGTTGCTCAAAAGCGAACCGGCGGTCGAAGATGGAAAACGCAAATATCTGGACATCATAAAGAACTCCGCCCGACGCTGTAAGATCATAACCCAAAAACTTCTCGATTACTCGGCCGCCTCCACTATGCGGATGGATATCATTGATCTGGATGAGGTTCTGCAGGAAGCGGCATCACTGCTGCAATTCGAGGCAACAAGAAAGCAGGTCCAGATGAGTACGACCAAACCGGCCACAATGCCGGTCGTCTCCGGCTGCAGAGATTCGCTGGTTCAGGTTTTCGTCAATCTGATTCTCAACGGTATCCAGGCGGTCGAGCCGGGCGGCGTGGTGCATGCCAGTGTGGAAGTGGGGGCGAAATCGGTCGATGTTACGGTGGAAGACAACGGTCCCGGAATCGATGAGGAGAATCTCAAGCGCGTGTTTGATCCCTTCTTCACTACCAAACCGATCGGTGTCGGCACCGGGCTGGGCTTGTCGGTAAGTCAAGGCATTGTCAAGCAACACGGCGGGAGAATGGAAATCCTGCAAAGCACGAAAGGCTCGACATCTATAATGGTGACACTCCCAACGGTACAAGATGAGCGGCAGAGCCATGACTGA
- a CDS encoding molybdopterin-dependent oxidoreductase: MSQIERDNRNNNEISRRTMLQFMGAAGAWFLFGCEQHAEPRRVQLIPAGWNRGEERWVPTTCLQCPGGCGINVRVYEGRAVKIEGNPDHPLNLGGLCPKGQAGLQALYDPDRIPGPMKKIGGRSSSTWEAISWEEALATVADRLSQLRAAGMSESLLLLAGHLPGHMKAMFERLAQTYGTPNLVSAESLNNSVGRLSRFLAQGVSDLPGYDLDNTHYLMFFGAGYLEAWQPLGYTLRTHGRSLRGRPEKRTKIVVVDPHLGVGASKADEWIPIRPGTYAALALSMAYVIIDEDLYNHDFVANHTFGFDDWEEPGGQTAQHEGFRTMVTREYRPEVAEEITGVAAADIRRLAREYAKARPGLSVAGRGPELHTNGLFTQMAIRSLNALVGSIDVPGGEIVQQSVPSRQWSDVNLDDSARKGLAQPSLVSPALRKEGWPSGDHGTLLDAVISGQPYATEAAFVYNSNPLFAGPDTARYREALDRIPFVVSFSSFMDETTARADLVLPDSTFLERLEDDFALPSTGYPILNLRQPVMDKLYDTRHTGDVLIELAGRVGGSVAGSFPWRNYEQALKESLAAVAAAGTGSFTGRSAGDFWTKLKAHGFWSGGDYPFGDMKRVLKTPSGKFEFASLGFKEHIETEAKRTGIPVDALLDRLGIQARGDLALMPHYESPRFAGESEQFPLHLQTYKTMMYAEGRGGNQPWLQESFGVMFSERWRPWAEINPETAEHLGIHDLDLVWVQSDRGRLKLPAKLHPGIRPDVVNVPLGYGHTEHGRWAKGIAGNPHDIISLLVDPLTGAQAIHGTRVRVYRAVAPGETPPKLKGSARASLGNGH; this comes from the coding sequence ATGTCACAAATAGAACGCGACAATCGGAACAACAATGAAATCAGCCGGCGCACCATGCTCCAATTCATGGGTGCGGCCGGCGCCTGGTTCCTGTTCGGATGTGAGCAGCATGCCGAACCGCGACGGGTCCAATTGATTCCGGCTGGATGGAATCGCGGTGAGGAGCGCTGGGTGCCGACCACCTGTTTGCAATGTCCCGGCGGATGCGGCATAAACGTGCGGGTGTACGAAGGTCGAGCCGTGAAGATCGAAGGCAACCCAGACCATCCGTTGAACCTCGGCGGGCTTTGCCCCAAAGGACAGGCGGGTCTGCAAGCTCTTTATGATCCCGACCGCATTCCGGGTCCAATGAAAAAGATCGGCGGTCGGTCGTCTTCGACGTGGGAGGCTATCTCGTGGGAAGAAGCGCTGGCCACCGTGGCTGACAGACTCAGCCAATTGCGGGCAGCCGGCATGTCTGAGTCTCTCCTTCTGTTGGCTGGACATTTGCCCGGTCACATGAAGGCGATGTTTGAGCGTCTGGCGCAAACATACGGCACGCCCAACCTGGTTAGTGCCGAATCTCTCAACAACAGTGTAGGACGCCTAAGCCGGTTTCTGGCCCAGGGCGTATCGGATTTGCCCGGTTATGACCTGGATAACACTCACTATCTGATGTTTTTCGGAGCGGGCTACCTGGAAGCTTGGCAACCTCTTGGATACACGTTGCGGACCCACGGTCGATCATTGCGTGGGCGACCGGAGAAGCGGACCAAGATAGTGGTAGTAGATCCCCATCTGGGTGTGGGGGCGTCCAAGGCCGACGAGTGGATACCTATCCGTCCGGGAACCTATGCCGCCCTGGCTCTCAGCATGGCCTATGTCATAATCGACGAAGATTTGTACAACCATGACTTCGTGGCCAATCATACCTTTGGTTTCGACGACTGGGAAGAGCCGGGCGGACAGACGGCCCAACACGAGGGATTCCGCACGATGGTGACGCGGGAGTATCGTCCGGAAGTGGCCGAGGAGATCACCGGTGTGGCTGCGGCCGACATTCGGCGGCTGGCGCGCGAGTATGCCAAGGCGCGTCCCGGACTATCTGTGGCCGGTCGGGGTCCTGAACTCCACACCAACGGACTCTTCACCCAGATGGCCATCCGCTCACTCAACGCCCTGGTCGGCAGTATCGACGTCCCCGGTGGAGAGATCGTACAACAGTCGGTACCATCCCGTCAATGGTCGGATGTCAACCTGGATGACAGCGCAAGGAAAGGTCTTGCGCAGCCATCCCTCGTTAGCCCGGCGCTGCGCAAAGAGGGCTGGCCGTCGGGCGATCACGGCACCCTGTTGGATGCTGTCATATCCGGCCAACCATACGCCACCGAGGCCGCTTTTGTCTACAATAGTAACCCGCTGTTCGCCGGTCCCGATACCGCTCGCTACCGAGAGGCGCTGGACCGTATCCCCTTTGTGGTCAGCTTTTCCTCATTCATGGACGAAACGACGGCTCGGGCCGACCTGGTGCTGCCGGACAGCACTTTCCTGGAGCGGCTGGAGGATGATTTCGCCCTACCCAGCACGGGCTATCCAATACTCAATCTGCGGCAGCCGGTCATGGACAAACTCTACGACACGCGACACACCGGAGACGTGCTGATCGAATTGGCCGGCCGTGTCGGCGGCTCTGTCGCCGGTTCATTCCCGTGGAGAAACTACGAGCAAGCACTCAAAGAGAGTCTGGCCGCCGTTGCCGCTGCTGGAACCGGTTCGTTCACCGGCCGGAGCGCCGGGGACTTCTGGACGAAGTTGAAGGCGCACGGTTTCTGGTCGGGTGGGGACTACCCCTTTGGAGACATGAAGCGGGTTCTTAAAACACCTTCGGGTAAGTTCGAGTTCGCGTCCCTTGGCTTCAAGGAACATATAGAGACAGAAGCGAAACGGACCGGAATACCGGTTGATGCTCTCCTGGACCGGCTGGGCATCCAGGCGCGCGGTGATCTGGCCCTTATGCCGCATTATGAGTCACCCCGCTTTGCGGGAGAGTCCGAGCAGTTTCCGCTTCATCTCCAGACCTACAAGACGATGATGTACGCGGAGGGACGAGGCGGCAACCAACCCTGGTTGCAGGAGTCCTTCGGTGTGATGTTCAGTGAACGCTGGCGACCGTGGGCGGAGATCAACCCGGAGACGGCCGAACACCTTGGCATTCACGATTTGGACCTGGTGTGGGTCCAGTCGGACCGGGGTCGCCTCAAGCTCCCGGCCAAGCTCCATCCGGGAATAAGACCGGACGTGGTCAATGTGCCGCTTGGATACGGGCACACCGAACACGGGCGTTGGGCCAAAGGCATAGCCGGCAATCCGCATGACATTATATCTCTTTTGGTCGACCCGCTAACCGGAGCTCAGGCCATCCACGGTACGCGGGTCAGAGTTTATCGCGCTGTTGCCCCCGGAGAAACACCGCCAAAACTGAAAGGAAGCGCCCGTGCCTCGTTGGGGAATGGTCATTGA
- a CDS encoding ABC transporter substrate-binding protein, whose amino-acid sequence MRYILVFLGLVLIAASVQADDDVIDIGVILPLSGHTSNYGTEALKGINLAVEIINDGGGVRGTKLKLIVADNTDDPATTSQVVSRMIHDQNVIAVIGPITSTNSAAAAAVAQQAETPLILPVATSPHVTEIGEYICRICFTDPLQSKALAEFSHKFLKLHKVAVILEKGSAYSEKLAEFFVMRLRDTGCEVEFMESFEIDQGNLLTVVDQALAAAPDLIFAPVYYPEAAAIINRIAEAGSSVALLGGDGWESPELLRLSGRNIKSGQVFFSSHFSLQYPERTGSSFVEDFRKRFGDTPNAVSALGFDAVGVLSDALSRATVMNRKGVQQALISTSSFAGVTGAISINEKRNVVKDVYILKALEDEFVLETIISAF is encoded by the coding sequence ATGAGATATATACTGGTTTTTTTGGGCTTGGTGTTGATCGCTGCCTCTGTTCAGGCCGACGATGACGTTATTGACATCGGCGTCATCTTGCCTCTGAGCGGCCATACTTCAAACTACGGAACCGAAGCGCTTAAGGGTATCAATCTCGCCGTCGAAATCATCAACGACGGCGGCGGCGTCCGGGGGACCAAGCTTAAGCTGATTGTTGCCGATAACACCGATGATCCGGCCACTACGTCTCAGGTGGTTTCCCGAATGATCCATGACCAGAATGTTATCGCGGTTATTGGTCCGATCACTTCGACCAATTCTGCGGCCGCCGCGGCTGTTGCCCAGCAGGCCGAAACACCGCTCATCCTGCCCGTGGCCACCAGCCCCCATGTAACTGAAATCGGAGAATACATCTGCCGTATCTGTTTCACCGACCCTCTACAGAGCAAGGCACTGGCCGAATTCTCACACAAGTTTTTGAAGTTGCACAAAGTAGCGGTGATCCTGGAAAAAGGCTCCGCCTACTCGGAAAAACTGGCTGAGTTTTTTGTTATGCGTCTTCGAGACACCGGCTGCGAGGTCGAATTCATGGAGAGCTTTGAAATCGACCAAGGGAATCTACTCACGGTCGTCGACCAGGCGCTGGCTGCCGCCCCCGATCTCATATTTGCGCCCGTATACTATCCCGAAGCGGCGGCCATCATAAATCGCATAGCCGAAGCGGGTAGTTCCGTGGCGTTGTTGGGTGGTGATGGCTGGGAGTCGCCGGAGTTGTTGAGATTGAGTGGCCGGAATATTAAGTCCGGCCAGGTATTCTTCAGTAGCCATTTTTCGCTACAGTATCCCGAGAGAACCGGCTCTTCATTCGTGGAGGACTTTCGCAAGAGATTCGGCGATACACCAAATGCCGTGTCGGCGCTCGGGTTTGACGCCGTTGGAGTGCTCAGTGACGCCCTCAGCAGGGCAACCGTAATGAACCGGAAAGGTGTACAGCAGGCGCTTATTTCGACCAGCAGCTTTGCCGGAGTGACTGGAGCCATTTCGATAAATGAAAAGAGGAACGTGGTTAAAGATGTTTACATCCTGAAGGCGCTCGAAGACGAATTCGTTCTCGAGACAATAATCTCAGCCTTCTGA
- a CDS encoding slipin family protein: MSAMSESGEFGGRSIKTGLNIIGLMMFGLVAGAICLAAWTSSLPEAVRLLICGLGVLLGVAFAWSPRVANQWEKAVVLRLGRYRGLKGAGLFWIIPFVDRVVMWIDARVRTTGFAAEKTLTADTVPVNVDAVLFWTVTDPEKAALAVEDYREAVAWAAQTALRDIIGKTNLAEMLVGREHIDVELQKLIDERTHDWGIMVRSVEIRDVVIPPALEDAMSRQAQAEREKLARVILGDAEVEIAQKFAKASSHYHEDPVAIQLRSLNLLYEGMKEKTTLMVVPSGLVESMNVGAYAGLAALNKANGEGDKV; encoded by the coding sequence ATGAGTGCGATGAGTGAATCAGGAGAGTTTGGCGGCAGGTCCATAAAAACGGGTCTGAATATCATTGGTCTGATGATGTTCGGTCTTGTGGCGGGTGCTATCTGCCTTGCCGCCTGGACATCCAGTCTTCCCGAGGCGGTGCGCTTGTTGATTTGCGGACTCGGTGTGCTCCTCGGAGTTGCTTTCGCCTGGTCGCCGCGTGTGGCCAATCAGTGGGAGAAGGCGGTCGTCCTGAGGCTTGGAAGGTATCGCGGTCTGAAGGGAGCGGGGCTGTTCTGGATTATTCCGTTTGTCGACCGGGTCGTTATGTGGATCGACGCCCGAGTTCGCACCACCGGGTTCGCGGCCGAGAAAACACTTACAGCCGATACCGTTCCTGTCAACGTTGACGCCGTGCTCTTTTGGACCGTTACCGACCCTGAGAAAGCCGCTTTGGCCGTTGAGGACTATCGTGAGGCGGTGGCTTGGGCGGCCCAGACGGCGCTTAGGGATATCATCGGAAAAACCAATCTGGCCGAGATGCTGGTGGGGCGAGAGCATATTGATGTTGAACTCCAGAAACTCATCGATGAGAGGACGCACGATTGGGGGATCATGGTGAGATCGGTTGAGATTCGCGACGTGGTTATCCCGCCGGCGCTCGAAGACGCTATGTCCAGGCAAGCCCAGGCTGAACGAGAAAAACTGGCCCGAGTAATTCTGGGTGACGCTGAGGTTGAGATCGCGCAGAAATTCGCGAAGGCTTCAAGCCATTACCATGAAGACCCGGTGGCCATACAACTCAGAAGTCTGAATCTGCTATACGAGGGCATGAAAGAGAAGACAACCCTTATGGTGGTTCCTTCAGGGTTGGTAGAATCGATGAACGTGGGTGCCTACGCCGGGCTGGCGGCATTGAACAAGGCCAACGGAGAAGGAGACAAGGTCTGA
- a CDS encoding methyl-accepting chemotaxis protein: MKHGDNQTNHVRGVRRPNCGRRAERSGKATAEITDMIKGIQSETEEAVQSMETGVQEVDKGRELADKAGNSLTEIVNMSQRVMDMIQQIATAADEQSTAAEQISKNVENVSSVTKETATGAEQAAAAAEELNKNAEGLKQIVSQFQVS, from the coding sequence TTGAAACATGGGGACAATCAAACAAACCATGTGCGTGGTGTCAGGCGCCCAAACTGTGGAAGACGGGCCGAACGGTCCGGCAAAGCCACCGCCGAAATCACCGACATGATCAAGGGTATCCAGTCTGAAACCGAGGAAGCGGTTCAATCGATGGAGACCGGTGTCCAGGAAGTGGACAAGGGTCGTGAGCTGGCCGACAAGGCAGGTAACAGCCTGACTGAGATTGTCAACATGTCGCAGCGGGTGATGGATATGATTCAACAGATCGCTACGGCCGCCGATGAACAGTCGACAGCGGCCGAGCAGATATCAAAGAACGTCGAGAACGTGTCCTCAGTGACCAAGGAGACAGCGACCGGCGCCGAACAGGCGGCCGCCGCGGCCGAGGAACTGAACAAGAACGCCGAGGGCCTAAAGCAGATCGTGTCCCAGTTCCAGGTCAGCTAA
- a CDS encoding sigma-54 dependent transcriptional regulator: protein MTEENLGRILLVDDDEVFAEVFASELTRMGFQVEQGFGTDIVSRLDKDEFDIIVLDILMPNVSGLQLLKTIKNSRQDLDVIMLTGNATVANAITSMKEGAYDFITKPVELDRVEHILRRCMEKRRLQSQNRTLVDRMSDLSDGRLIGDSSAIREIRSLIGRIADSESTVLIHGESGTGKELVANLIHKNSPRRAKPFIIVDCTSLQENLLESELFGHERGAFTGAVTKKHGIFEIADGGTVFLDEIGDISQSLQVRLLRVVETKSFRRLGGNDRINTDVRLVAATNRDLKDMVHKREFREDLYYRINVVNISLPPLREHPDDIPLLVDFFLSELCKSDDKTRCFSKAALDALKQHDWPGNARELRNIVERSVLLSDETTIDVGELPLTASPLRSILKQYDRHKLPSLKELQDSYIVWVLDKSGGNKQLAARVLKVDRKTIQRHLNHDDDVQ, encoded by the coding sequence ATGACTGAAGAGAACCTGGGCCGGATCCTGCTGGTAGATGACGACGAAGTTTTTGCCGAAGTATTCGCCAGCGAGCTGACGCGCATGGGATTCCAGGTAGAGCAGGGTTTCGGGACCGATATTGTCTCCCGCCTGGACAAGGATGAATTCGACATCATCGTTCTCGACATTCTCATGCCCAACGTGAGCGGTCTTCAGTTGCTGAAAACAATCAAGAACAGTCGACAAGACCTTGACGTCATTATGTTGACCGGAAACGCCACCGTTGCCAACGCGATTACATCGATGAAGGAAGGGGCCTACGACTTCATCACCAAGCCGGTGGAACTGGACCGCGTTGAGCATATACTCAGGCGATGTATGGAGAAACGGCGGCTTCAATCGCAAAACCGGACGCTGGTGGACCGCATGTCCGATCTCAGTGACGGCCGTTTGATTGGGGACTCATCAGCCATCAGGGAGATTCGATCTTTGATAGGTCGTATCGCAGACTCGGAATCAACAGTCTTAATCCATGGTGAATCCGGCACCGGCAAAGAGCTGGTGGCCAACCTCATTCATAAGAACTCTCCGCGCCGAGCCAAGCCGTTCATTATTGTCGATTGCACGTCGCTTCAGGAGAACCTTCTGGAATCGGAACTTTTCGGGCATGAACGAGGCGCCTTTACCGGAGCGGTGACCAAAAAGCACGGGATTTTCGAGATCGCCGACGGCGGCACGGTGTTCCTGGATGAGATCGGTGACATTTCTCAATCGTTACAGGTCAGACTGCTACGGGTAGTCGAAACGAAAAGTTTTCGGCGGCTCGGCGGCAATGACAGAATCAACACCGACGTGCGCTTGGTGGCCGCAACCAATCGCGACTTGAAGGATATGGTGCACAAGCGGGAATTCCGGGAGGACCTGTACTACCGTATCAATGTTGTCAACATTTCGCTTCCGCCGCTTCGTGAGCATCCCGATGATATACCGCTTTTGGTAGACTTTTTTCTATCGGAGCTGTGCAAATCAGACGATAAGACTCGGTGCTTTTCCAAAGCGGCTTTGGATGCACTCAAGCAGCACGATTGGCCCGGTAATGCCCGGGAGCTTCGAAACATCGTGGAGCGTTCGGTGCTTTTGTCTGATGAGACGACTATCGATGTCGGCGAACTGCCGTTGACCGCTTCTCCTCTGAGATCGATCCTCAAACAGTACGACCGGCACAAATTGCCATCACTCAAAGAATTGCAGGACTCATATATCGTTTGGGTTCTTGACAAGTCGGGCGGAAACAAGCAATTGGCGGCCCGAGTCCTCAAAGTTGACCGCAAAACTATCCAACGCCATCTGAACCACGACGATGATGTCCAATAA
- a CDS encoding 4Fe-4S dicluster domain-containing protein produces MVIDLDRCTACQACTVACRAENNIPFAGPREAAMGRAIFWNELIVRLEGEHPYPEIRYLPRPCMHCDNSPCSKVCPVNATSRDDEGIVGQIPSRCIGCRMCMCTCPYTARSFNWLEAEWPSPMEKQHNPDVAVREKGVVEKCLFCIHRIRRVKETAREEGREIRDEDVIKLTACCQTCPAGARVFGDLDDSESTVSKMARNRRAFSLLEELGTHPKVIYLRERT; encoded by the coding sequence ATGGTCATTGATTTAGATCGGTGTACAGCCTGCCAGGCATGCACCGTAGCCTGTCGAGCGGAGAACAACATACCGTTCGCCGGGCCGCGTGAAGCCGCGATGGGACGCGCCATCTTCTGGAACGAACTCATTGTCCGTCTGGAAGGGGAGCACCCATACCCGGAGATTCGCTACCTCCCCCGGCCATGCATGCATTGCGACAACTCGCCGTGCAGCAAGGTCTGCCCCGTCAATGCCACCAGCCGCGACGACGAAGGCATTGTGGGACAGATCCCCAGTCGCTGTATCGGCTGCCGCATGTGCATGTGCACCTGTCCCTACACGGCCCGTTCGTTCAATTGGCTTGAGGCCGAATGGCCCTCGCCCATGGAAAAGCAGCATAATCCCGACGTGGCGGTCAGGGAAAAAGGTGTTGTCGAAAAGTGCCTGTTTTGCATTCACCGTATCCGCAGAGTGAAAGAGACGGCCCGCGAAGAAGGGCGTGAGATCAGAGATGAGGATGTAATCAAGCTCACCGCCTGTTGTCAGACCTGTCCGGCCGGGGCGCGTGTGTTCGGTGATTTGGATGATAGCGAAAGCACGGTCTCCAAGATGGCCAGGAACCGACGTGCCTTCAGCCTTCTGGAGGAGTTAGGAACGCACCCCAAGGTGATCTATCTACGGGAACGAACATGA